The following coding sequences are from one Macaca nemestrina isolate mMacNem1 chromosome 1, mMacNem.hap1, whole genome shotgun sequence window:
- the LOC105498007 gene encoding lysosomal acid glucosylceramidase isoform X2 produces MEFSRKECPKPSGRVSIMAASLTGLLLLQAVSWASGARPCIPKSFGYSSVVCVCNATYCDSLEPLTFPALGTFSRYESTRSGRRMELSTGTIQVNRTGTGLLLTLQPEQKFQKVKGFGGAMTDAAALNILALSPPAQNLLLKSYFSEEGIGYNIIRVPMASCDFSIRTYTYADTPDDFQLHNFSLPEEDTKLKIPLIHRALQLAQHPVSLLASPWTSPTWLKTNGAVNGKGSLKGQPGDIYHQTWARYFVKFLDAYAEHKLQFWAVTAENEPSAGLLSGYPFQCLGFTPEHQRDFIARDLGPTLANSTHHNVRLLMLDDQRLLLPHWAKVNLLYHVVGWTDWNLALNPEGGPNWVRNFVDSPVIVDITKDTFYKQPMFYHLGHFSKFIPEGSQRVGLVASQKNDLDTVALMHPDGSAVVVVLNRSSKDVPLTIKDPAVGFLETISPGYSIHTYLWRRQ; encoded by the exons ATGGAGTTTTCCAGAAAG GAATGTCCCAAGCCTTCGGGTAGGGTAAGCATCATGGCCGCCAGCCTCACAGGATTGCTTCTACTTCAGGCAGTGTCATGGGCATCAG GTGCCCGCCCCTGCATCCCTAAAAGCTTCGGCTACAGCTCGGTGGTCTGTGTCTGCAATGCCACATACTGTGACTCTCTTGAGCCCCTGACCTTTCCTGCCCTCGGTACCTTCAGCCGCTATGAGAGTACACGCAGTGGGCGACGGATGGAGCTGAGTACGGGGACCATCCAGGTTAATCGCACAGGCACAG GCCTGCTACTGACCCTGCAGCCAGAACAGAAGTTCCAGAAAGTGAAGGGATTTGGAGGGGCCATGACAGACGCTGCTGCCCTCAACATCCTTGCCCTGTCACCCCCTGCCCAAAATTTGCTACTTAAATCGTACTTCTCTGAAGAAG GAATCGGATATAACATCATCCGCGTACCCATGGCCAGCTGTGACTTCTCCATCCGCACCTACACCTATGCAGATACCCCTGATGATTTCCAGTTGcacaacttcagcctcccagaggaaGACACCAAGCTCAAG ATACCCCTGATTCACCGAGCCCTGCAATTGGCCCAGCATCCCGTTTCACTCCTTGCCAGCCCCTGGACATCACCCACTTGGCTCAAGACCAATGGAGCGGTGAATGGGAAGGGGTCACTCAAGGGACAGCCCGGAGACATCTACCACCAGACCTGGGCCAGATACTTTGTGAA GTTCCTGGATGCCTATGCCGAGCACAAGTTACAGTTCTGGGCAGTGACAGCTGAAAATGAGCCTTCTGCTGGGCTATTGAGTGGATACCCCTTCCAGTGCCTGGGCTTCACCCCTGAACATCAGCGAGACTTTATTGCCCGTGACCTAGGTCCTACCCTTGCCAACAGTACTCACCACAATGTCCGCCTGCTCATGCTGGATGACCAACGCTTGCTGCTGCCCCACTGGGCAAAGGTG AACCTCCTGTACCATGTGGTTGGCTGGACCGACTGGAACCTCGCTCTGAACCCCGAAGGAGGACCCAATTGGGTGCGTAATTTTGTCGACAGTCCCGTCATTGTAGACATCACCAAGGACACGTTTTACAAACAGCCCATGTTCTACCACCTTGGTCACTTCAG CAAGTTCATTCCTGAGGGCTCCCAGAGAGTGGGGCTGGTTGCCAGTCAGAAGAACGACCTGGACACAGTGGCACTGATGCATCCCGATGGCTCTGCCGTTGTGGTCGTGCTAAACCG CTCCTCTAAGGATGTGCCTCTTACCATCAAGGATCCTGCCGTGGGCTTCCTGGAGACGATCTCACCTGGCTACTCCATTCACACCTACCTGTGGCGTCGGCAGTGA
- the LOC105498259 gene encoding metaxin-1, giving the protein MKGSGLPIVSGLGRDQSSPSWLPRAAPVRIPTPGLIAALRERPGWYTSLHLRKEKYNADYDLSARQGADTLAFMSLLEEKLLPVLVHTFWIDTKNYVEVTRKWYAEAMPFPLNFFLPGRMQRQYMERLELLSGEHMPEDEEELEKELYREARECLTLLSQRLGSQKFFFGDAPASLDAFVFSYLALLLQAKLPSGKLQAHLRGLHNLCAYCTHILSLYFPWDGAEVPPPRQTPAGPETEEEPYRRRNQILSVLAGLAAMVGYALLSGIVSIQRATPARAPGTRALGMAEEDEEE; this is encoded by the exons ATGAAAGGCAGTGGCCTGCCAATCGTCAGCGGGCTGGGTAGGGACCAGTCCAGTCCGTCCTGGCTCCCACGTGCAGCCCCAGTGCGCATCCCGACCCCGGGGCTCATCGCCGCGCTCCGCGAAC GGCCTGGTTGGTATACTTCTCTCCACCTTCGAAAAGAG AAGTACAATGCTGATTATGATCTGTCAGCTCGGCAAGGGGCAGACACCCTGGCCTTCATGTCTCTCCTGGAGGAGAAGTTGCTCCCGGTGCTG GTACATACTTTCTGGATAGACACCAAGAACTATGTGGAAGTGACCCGGAAGTGGTATGCAGAGGCTATGCCCTTTCCCCTCAACTTCTTCCTGCCTGGCCGCATGCAGCGGCAGTACATGGAACGGCTAGAGCTGCTGAGTGGGGAGCACATGCCTGAGGACGAGGAAGAGCTGGAGAAGGAG CTGTACCGAGAGGCTCGGGAGTGTCTGACCCTGCTCTCTCAGCGTCTGGGCTCTCAAAAGTTCTTCTTTGGAGATGC CCCTGCCTCCTTGGACGCCTTCGTCTTTAGCTACTTGGCCCTGCTGCTGCAGGCAAAGCTGCCCAGTGGGAAGCTGCAGGCCCACCTGCGGGGGCTGCACAACCTCTGTGCCTATTGTACCCACATCCTCAGTCTCTACTTCCCCTGGGATGGAG CTGAGGTACCACCGCCACGCCAGACACCAGCAGGCCCAGAGACTGAGGAGGAGCCATACCGGCGCCGGAACCAGATCTTATCTGTGCTGGCAGGACTGGCAGCCATGGTGGGCTACGCCTTGCTCAGCGGCATTGTCTCCATCCAGCGGGCAACGCCTGCTCGGGCCCCAGGCACCCGGGCCCTGGGCATGGCTGAGGAGGATGAAGAGGAATGA
- the LOC105498007 gene encoding lysosomal acid glucosylceramidase isoform X1 has protein sequence MEFSRKECPKPSGRVSIMAASLTGLLLLQAVSWASGARPCIPKSFGYSSVVCVCNATYCDSLEPLTFPALGTFSRYESTRSGRRMELSTGTIQVNRTGTGLLLTLQPEQKFQKVKGFGGAMTDAAALNILALSPPAQNLLLKSYFSEEGIGYNIIRVPMASCDFSIRTYTYADTPDDFQLHNFSLPEEDTKLKIPLIHRALQLAQHPVSLLASPWTSPTWLKTNGAVNGKGSLKGQPGDIYHQTWARYFVKFLDAYAEHKLQFWAVTAENEPSAGLLSGYPFQCLGFTPEHQRDFIARDLGPTLANSTHHNVRLLMLDDQRLLLPHWAKVVLTDPEAAKYVHGIAVHWYLDFLAPAKATLGETHRLFPNTMLFASEACVGSKFWEQSVRLGSWDRGMQYSHSIITNLLYHVVGWTDWNLALNPEGGPNWVRNFVDSPVIVDITKDTFYKQPMFYHLGHFSKFIPEGSQRVGLVASQKNDLDTVALMHPDGSAVVVVLNRSSKDVPLTIKDPAVGFLETISPGYSIHTYLWRRQ, from the exons ATGGAGTTTTCCAGAAAG GAATGTCCCAAGCCTTCGGGTAGGGTAAGCATCATGGCCGCCAGCCTCACAGGATTGCTTCTACTTCAGGCAGTGTCATGGGCATCAG GTGCCCGCCCCTGCATCCCTAAAAGCTTCGGCTACAGCTCGGTGGTCTGTGTCTGCAATGCCACATACTGTGACTCTCTTGAGCCCCTGACCTTTCCTGCCCTCGGTACCTTCAGCCGCTATGAGAGTACACGCAGTGGGCGACGGATGGAGCTGAGTACGGGGACCATCCAGGTTAATCGCACAGGCACAG GCCTGCTACTGACCCTGCAGCCAGAACAGAAGTTCCAGAAAGTGAAGGGATTTGGAGGGGCCATGACAGACGCTGCTGCCCTCAACATCCTTGCCCTGTCACCCCCTGCCCAAAATTTGCTACTTAAATCGTACTTCTCTGAAGAAG GAATCGGATATAACATCATCCGCGTACCCATGGCCAGCTGTGACTTCTCCATCCGCACCTACACCTATGCAGATACCCCTGATGATTTCCAGTTGcacaacttcagcctcccagaggaaGACACCAAGCTCAAG ATACCCCTGATTCACCGAGCCCTGCAATTGGCCCAGCATCCCGTTTCACTCCTTGCCAGCCCCTGGACATCACCCACTTGGCTCAAGACCAATGGAGCGGTGAATGGGAAGGGGTCACTCAAGGGACAGCCCGGAGACATCTACCACCAGACCTGGGCCAGATACTTTGTGAA GTTCCTGGATGCCTATGCCGAGCACAAGTTACAGTTCTGGGCAGTGACAGCTGAAAATGAGCCTTCTGCTGGGCTATTGAGTGGATACCCCTTCCAGTGCCTGGGCTTCACCCCTGAACATCAGCGAGACTTTATTGCCCGTGACCTAGGTCCTACCCTTGCCAACAGTACTCACCACAATGTCCGCCTGCTCATGCTGGATGACCAACGCTTGCTGCTGCCCCACTGGGCAAAGGTG GTACTGACAGACCCAGAGGCAGCTAAGTATGTTCATGGCATTGCTGTACATTGGTACCTGGACTTTCTGGCTCCAGCCAAAGCCACCCTAGGGGAGACACACCGCCTGTTCCCCAACACCATGCTCTTTGCCTCAGAGGCCTGTGTGGGCTCCAAGTTCTGGGAGCAGAGTGTGCGGCTAGGCTCCTGGGATCGAGGGATGCAGTACAGCCACAGCATCATCACG AACCTCCTGTACCATGTGGTTGGCTGGACCGACTGGAACCTCGCTCTGAACCCCGAAGGAGGACCCAATTGGGTGCGTAATTTTGTCGACAGTCCCGTCATTGTAGACATCACCAAGGACACGTTTTACAAACAGCCCATGTTCTACCACCTTGGTCACTTCAG CAAGTTCATTCCTGAGGGCTCCCAGAGAGTGGGGCTGGTTGCCAGTCAGAAGAACGACCTGGACACAGTGGCACTGATGCATCCCGATGGCTCTGCCGTTGTGGTCGTGCTAAACCG CTCCTCTAAGGATGTGCCTCTTACCATCAAGGATCCTGCCGTGGGCTTCCTGGAGACGATCTCACCTGGCTACTCCATTCACACCTACCTGTGGCGTCGGCAGTGA
- the LOC105498005 gene encoding metaxin-1, translating into MGRRPPSPEARGPVPRSSAASRTRRSLASPGTSPGPRTATTGGAVVGGGSVQGRAGAHKEVFPGQRAGKMAAPMELFCWSGGWGLPSVDLDSLAVLTYARFTGAPLKVHKISNPWRSPSGTLPALRTSHGEVISVPHKIITHLRKEKYNADYDLSARQGADTLAFMSLLEEKLLPVLVHTFWIDTKNYVEVTRKWYAEAMPFPLNFFLPGRMQRQYMERLELLSGEHMPEDEEELEKELYREARECLTLLSQRLGSQKFFFGDAPASLDAFVFSYLALLLQAKLPSGKLQAHLRGLHNLCAYCTHILSLYFPWDGAEVPPPRQTPAGPETEEEPYRRRNQILSVLAGLAAMVGYALLSGIVSIQRATPARAPGTRALGMAEEDEEE; encoded by the exons ATGGGCCGGCGGCCGCCCTCCCCGGAGGCCCGCGGCCCAGTCCCCCGCAGTTCAGCTGCCAGTCGGACCAGAAGAAGCCTGGCCTCCCCGGGGACCTCCCCCGGCCCCCGGACCGCAACTACCGGAGGGGCGGTGGTGGGGGGCGGGTCCgtgcagggcagggcaggagcaCACAAGGAAGTGTTTCCGGGACAGAGGGCGGGCAAGATGGCGGCGCCCATGGAGCTGTTCTGCTGgtcagggggttgggggctgCCGTCAGTGGACCTGGACAGCCTTGCCGTGCTG ACCTATGCCAGATTTACTGGTGCACCACTGAAGGTACACAAGATCAGCAACCCCTGGCGGAGCCCTTCAG GAACTCTGCCTGCCCTTCGGACCAGTCATGGAGAGGTCATCTCAGTTCCACACAAGATCATCACCCACCTTCGAAAAGAG AAGTACAATGCTGATTATGATCTGTCAGCTCGGCAAGGGGCAGACACCCTGGCCTTCATGTCTCTCCTGGAGGAGAAGTTGCTCCCAGTGCTG GTACATACTTTCTGGATAGACACCAAGAACTATGTGGAAGTGACCCGGAAGTGGTATGCAGAGGCTATGCCCTTTCCCCTCAACTTCTTCCTGCCTGGCCGCATGCAGCGGCAGTACATGGAACGGCTAGAGCTGCTGAGTGGGGAGCACATGCCTGAGGACGAGGAAGAGCTGGAGAAGGAG CTGTACCGAGAGGCTCGCGAGTGTCTGACCCTGCTCTCTCAGCGTCTGGGCTCTCAAAAGTTCTTCTTTGGAGATGC CCCTGCCTCCTTGGACGCCTTCGTCTTTAGCTACTTGGCCCTGCTGCTGCAGGCAAAGCTGCCCAGTGGGAAGCTGCAGGCCCACCTGCGGGGGCTGCACAACCTCTGTGCCTATTGTACCCACATCCTCAGTCTCTACTTCCCCTGGGATGGAG CTGAGGTACCACCGCCACGCCAGACACCAGCAGGCCCAGAGACTGAGGAGGAGCCATACCGGCGCCGGAACCAGATCTTATCTGTGCTGGCAGGACTGGCAGCCATGGTGGGCTACGCCTTGCTCAGCGGCATTGTCTCCATCCAGCGGGCAACGCCTGCTCGAGCCCCAGGCACCCGGGCCCTGGGCATGGCTGAGGAGGATGAAGAGGAATGA
- the LOC105498007 gene encoding lysosomal acid glucosylceramidase isoform X3, producing the protein MELSTGTIQVNRTGTGLLLTLQPEQKFQKVKGFGGAMTDAAALNILALSPPAQNLLLKSYFSEEGIGYNIIRVPMASCDFSIRTYTYADTPDDFQLHNFSLPEEDTKLKIPLIHRALQLAQHPVSLLASPWTSPTWLKTNGAVNGKGSLKGQPGDIYHQTWARYFVKFLDAYAEHKLQFWAVTAENEPSAGLLSGYPFQCLGFTPEHQRDFIARDLGPTLANSTHHNVRLLMLDDQRLLLPHWAKVVLTDPEAAKYVHGIAVHWYLDFLAPAKATLGETHRLFPNTMLFASEACVGSKFWEQSVRLGSWDRGMQYSHSIITNLLYHVVGWTDWNLALNPEGGPNWVRNFVDSPVIVDITKDTFYKQPMFYHLGHFSKFIPEGSQRVGLVASQKNDLDTVALMHPDGSAVVVVLNRSSKDVPLTIKDPAVGFLETISPGYSIHTYLWRRQ; encoded by the exons ATGGAGCTGAGTACGGGGACCATCCAGGTTAATCGCACAGGCACAG GCCTGCTACTGACCCTGCAGCCAGAACAGAAGTTCCAGAAAGTGAAGGGATTTGGAGGGGCCATGACAGACGCTGCTGCCCTCAACATCCTTGCCCTGTCACCCCCTGCCCAAAATTTGCTACTTAAATCGTACTTCTCTGAAGAAG GAATCGGATATAACATCATCCGCGTACCCATGGCCAGCTGTGACTTCTCCATCCGCACCTACACCTATGCAGATACCCCTGATGATTTCCAGTTGcacaacttcagcctcccagaggaaGACACCAAGCTCAAG ATACCCCTGATTCACCGAGCCCTGCAATTGGCCCAGCATCCCGTTTCACTCCTTGCCAGCCCCTGGACATCACCCACTTGGCTCAAGACCAATGGAGCGGTGAATGGGAAGGGGTCACTCAAGGGACAGCCCGGAGACATCTACCACCAGACCTGGGCCAGATACTTTGTGAA GTTCCTGGATGCCTATGCCGAGCACAAGTTACAGTTCTGGGCAGTGACAGCTGAAAATGAGCCTTCTGCTGGGCTATTGAGTGGATACCCCTTCCAGTGCCTGGGCTTCACCCCTGAACATCAGCGAGACTTTATTGCCCGTGACCTAGGTCCTACCCTTGCCAACAGTACTCACCACAATGTCCGCCTGCTCATGCTGGATGACCAACGCTTGCTGCTGCCCCACTGGGCAAAGGTG GTACTGACAGACCCAGAGGCAGCTAAGTATGTTCATGGCATTGCTGTACATTGGTACCTGGACTTTCTGGCTCCAGCCAAAGCCACCCTAGGGGAGACACACCGCCTGTTCCCCAACACCATGCTCTTTGCCTCAGAGGCCTGTGTGGGCTCCAAGTTCTGGGAGCAGAGTGTGCGGCTAGGCTCCTGGGATCGAGGGATGCAGTACAGCCACAGCATCATCACG AACCTCCTGTACCATGTGGTTGGCTGGACCGACTGGAACCTCGCTCTGAACCCCGAAGGAGGACCCAATTGGGTGCGTAATTTTGTCGACAGTCCCGTCATTGTAGACATCACCAAGGACACGTTTTACAAACAGCCCATGTTCTACCACCTTGGTCACTTCAG CAAGTTCATTCCTGAGGGCTCCCAGAGAGTGGGGCTGGTTGCCAGTCAGAAGAACGACCTGGACACAGTGGCACTGATGCATCCCGATGGCTCTGCCGTTGTGGTCGTGCTAAACCG CTCCTCTAAGGATGTGCCTCTTACCATCAAGGATCCTGCCGTGGGCTTCCTGGAGACGATCTCACCTGGCTACTCCATTCACACCTACCTGTGGCGTCGGCAGTGA